A genomic region of Streptomyces diastaticus subsp. diastaticus contains the following coding sequences:
- a CDS encoding GAF domain-containing protein — MTPRTDPVTAPVPLPGAAGDARRRELLQSVVEVARAIFGAAAGSVLLLDEERDELVFAAVSGEGEEFLVGNRFPAGSGIAGWVATSGEPVVVDDLTANRSFDRSVAESTEYVPDALMAAPLVSDGRVLGVLEVLDPSPQARSGLPELDLLALFARQAATALRVVSPDPPADLPPSRRADALRLLGSLEQLLREPA; from the coding sequence ATGACTCCGAGAACTGACCCCGTCACCGCCCCGGTCCCGCTTCCCGGCGCCGCCGGCGACGCCCGGCGCCGTGAACTCCTCCAGTCCGTCGTCGAGGTGGCCCGCGCCATCTTCGGCGCGGCGGCGGGCTCCGTCCTCCTCCTCGACGAGGAACGCGACGAACTCGTCTTCGCGGCCGTCTCCGGCGAGGGCGAGGAGTTCCTGGTCGGCAACAGGTTCCCGGCGGGCAGCGGCATCGCCGGCTGGGTCGCCACCTCGGGGGAACCGGTCGTCGTCGACGACCTCACCGCCAACCGTTCCTTCGACCGCTCGGTCGCCGAGTCCACCGAGTACGTGCCCGACGCCCTGATGGCCGCACCCCTGGTCAGCGACGGCCGGGTGCTGGGCGTCCTGGAGGTCCTGGACCCGTCCCCGCAGGCCCGCTCCGGCCTCCCCGAGCTCGACCTGCTGGCCCTCTTCGCCCGCCAGGCGGCCACGGCCCTGCGCGTGGTCTCCCCCGATCCTCCGGCAGACCTCCCCCCGTCCCGTCGCGCGGACGCCCTGCGCCTCCTCGGCAGCCTGGAACAACTCCTGCGCGAGCCGGCCTGA
- a CDS encoding S8 family peptidase — translation MGTTTTGAPPGTALTWSLRGRGPDDLPVVADPAAPDGPAEGTGRGVRVCVVDSGVERDHPLVGPLAGSWVVVKDGATGEAEVLPTTTGDTCGHGTACAGIIRRTAPECEITSVRVLGERFSGTGDVLLAGLRWAVDQGFDLINLSLSTTRTRFAHQLHELADRAYFARTVLVASAHNTPVESFPWRFASVLSVGSHQEDDPALHLYNPSPPVEFFAPGQNVTVPWLGGATIRTTGNSFATPYITGLSARLLSARPRMTPFQLKSALYLSAANVTLGPRHHLPAGEASDDSEN, via the coding sequence ATGGGGACGACCACCACCGGGGCACCGCCCGGGACCGCGCTGACCTGGAGCCTGCGCGGCCGGGGCCCCGACGACCTGCCCGTCGTCGCCGACCCCGCCGCGCCGGACGGCCCCGCCGAGGGGACCGGGCGCGGCGTGCGGGTCTGCGTCGTCGACTCCGGCGTGGAGCGGGACCACCCGCTGGTCGGGCCACTCGCCGGCTCCTGGGTGGTTGTCAAGGACGGGGCCACCGGTGAGGCCGAGGTGCTTCCCACCACCACCGGCGACACCTGCGGCCACGGCACCGCCTGCGCCGGCATCATCCGCCGCACCGCGCCGGAGTGCGAGATCACCAGCGTCCGGGTGCTCGGCGAGCGGTTCTCCGGCACCGGGGACGTGCTCCTGGCGGGGTTGCGGTGGGCCGTCGACCAGGGGTTCGACCTGATCAACCTCAGCCTCTCCACCACCCGGACCCGGTTCGCCCACCAACTGCACGAACTGGCCGACCGCGCCTACTTCGCCCGGACGGTGCTCGTCGCCTCCGCCCACAACACGCCGGTGGAGAGCTTCCCCTGGCGGTTCGCCTCGGTGCTCTCCGTCGGCAGCCACCAGGAGGACGACCCCGCACTCCACCTCTACAACCCGTCCCCGCCGGTCGAGTTCTTCGCCCCCGGCCAGAACGTGACCGTTCCCTGGCTGGGCGGCGCCACCATCCGCACCACCGGCAACAGCTTCGCCACCCCGTACATCACCGGTCTCAGCGCGCGTCTGCTCTCGGCCCGTCCGAGGATGACGCCCTTCCAGCTCAAGAGCGCCCTCTATCTGTCCGCGGCCAACGTGACGCTCGGGCCGCGGCACCACCTTCCGGCAGGAGAGGCATCCGATGACTCCGAGAACTGA